From the genome of Danio aesculapii chromosome 16, fDanAes4.1, whole genome shotgun sequence, one region includes:
- the pdp1 gene encoding pyruvate dehydrogenase phosphatase catalytic subunit 1: MAATSQVFRVIHGRRFGQMFAPAITCQICIQPPHPCSSAAQTRISDQRWRFQSRGYRTSPAWYTYYLTPPQVNSILKANEYSFKVPEFDGKNLSSVMGFDSNQLPANAPIEDRRSAATCLQTRGMLYGVFDGHAGCACAQALSERLFYYIAVSLLPHETLIELENAMENGRPLHPILQWHKHPNDYFSKEASRLYFSSLRTYWQELLDLSVPGEQPEVAEALVTAFKRLDNDISLEAQVGDPNAFLHYWVLRVAFSGATACVAHIDGNELHVANTGDGRAVLGVQEPDGSFSALTLTNDHNAQNESEVQRVRSEHPHSEAKTVVKQDRLLGLLMPFRAFGDVKFKWSIELQRRVLESGPDQLHENEHAKFIPPNYHTPPYLTAEPEVTRHRLRPQDRFLVLGSDGLWETLHRQEVVRIVGEHLTGVHQQLPVSVGGFKVTLGQMQGLLQERKARISSTFEDQNAATHLIRHAVGSNEFGMVDHERLSKMLSLPEELARMYRDDITIIIVQFNPHVIGGQ, from the coding sequence ATGGCTGCTACCTCCCAGGTTTTCAGGGTCATTCATGGCAGGAGATTTGGTCAGATGTTTGCGCCAGCCATAACATGCCAAATCTGCATTCAGCCTCCTCATCCCTGTTCCAGTGCAGCTCAGACACGCATCTCGGATCAAAGATGGCGGTTCCAGTCACGGGGATACAGGACCTCACCAGCATGGTACACCTACTACCTGACTCCACCTCAGGTTAACAGCATCCTAAAGGCTAATGAGTACAGCTTCAAAGTTCCTGAGTTTGATGGCAAGAACCTCAGCTCAGTCATGGGTTTTGACAGTAATCAGCTGCCAGCAAATGCACCCATTGAGGATCGGCGAAGTGCAGCAACGTGCCTCCAAACACGTGGCATGCTTTATGGTGTATTTGATGGCCACGCCGGCTGTGCTTGTGCTCAGGCACTCAGCGAGCGGCTCTTCTATTATATCGCAGTTTCATTGCTCCCACATGAGACATTGATTGAGCTGGAGAATGCAATGGAGAACGGAAGACCTCTTCACCCCATTCTACAGTGGCATAAGCATCCCAATGACTACTTCAGCAAAGAAGCCTCACGCCTTTACTTCTCCAGCCTGCGCACTTACTGGCAGGAGCTCCTGGATCTGAGCGTTCCTGGGGAGCAACCTGAGGTTGCGGAAGCTCTTGTGACTGCCTTTAAAAGATTGGACAATGACATCTCCCTAGAAGCGCAAGTTGGCGACCCAAATGCATTCTTGCACTACTGGGTGCTTCGTGTGGCATTCTCAGGCGCTACGGCGTGTGTTGCGCACATTGATGGTAATGAGCTCCATGTTGCCAACACTGGAGATGGACGTGCAGTCCTGGGTGTTCAAGAACCCGATGGCTCTTTTTCTGCACTCACGCTCACCAATGACCACAATGCGCAGAATGAATCTGAGGTTCAGCGTGTACGGTCCGAGCACCCACACTCTGAGGCCAAAACGGTTGTGAAGCAGGATCGCCTGTTAGGGTTACTCATGCCATTTCGTGCCTTTGGAGATGTTAAATTCAAGTGGAGCATCGAGCTGCAGCGCCGTGTTCTTGAGTCGGGACCAGATCAGCTTCATGAGAATGAGCACGCCAAGTTTATCCCACCGAACTACCACACGCCACCCTACCTTACGGCAGAGCCAGAGGTGACTCGACACCGCCTTCGTCCTCAGGACCGCTTTCTGGTGCTGGGCTCGGACGGGCTGTGGGAAACACTGCACAGGCAGGAGGTGGTAAGGATTGTGGGGGAGCATCTCACCGGGGTGCACCAGCAGCTGCCGGTCAGTGTTGGCGGCTTTAAGGTGACCCTGGGTCAGATGCAGGGATTGTTGCAGGAAAGGAAGGCTCGCATCTCCTCCACCTTTGAGGACCAAAATGCGGCTACGCATTTGATTAGGCATGCGGTGGGGAGTAATGAGTTTGGAATGGTGGACCATGAGAGGCTGTCAAAGATGTTAAGTTTGCCAGAGGAATTAGCTCGCATGTATAGGGACGATATCACAATTATTATAGTACAGTTTAATCCGCACGTCATTGGGGGACAGTAG